One window of Mediterraneibacter butyricigenes genomic DNA carries:
- a CDS encoding cell wall hydrolase, protein MIKNKHAILMAAGVLSGLLVTTGFATQEQAARGAAEGASTKASVKVQECSEEMTEVTKKRAEEAVEEARIREEQERLQAEQAAAEEARRQELLRDQELLASLIFCEAGNQPYEGQVAVGAVVLNRVRSAAYPNSISEVIYQSGQFTPAITGWLDSVYSGGSYTQSAYQAAEDAINGSNPIGDCLYFGCGSYGIQIGDHYFH, encoded by the coding sequence ATGATTAAAAATAAACATGCGATTCTGATGGCAGCGGGAGTCTTAAGCGGCCTGCTTGTGACCACAGGATTTGCAACCCAGGAACAGGCTGCAAGGGGAGCGGCAGAAGGGGCCAGTACAAAGGCGTCTGTCAAAGTGCAGGAATGTTCCGAAGAAATGACGGAAGTGACAAAGAAGCGCGCGGAGGAGGCTGTGGAAGAAGCCAGGATCCGGGAAGAGCAGGAGCGTCTTCAGGCGGAGCAGGCAGCAGCCGAAGAAGCCAGACGTCAGGAATTGCTCCGGGATCAGGAGCTGCTGGCATCCCTGATTTTCTGTGAGGCCGGGAATCAGCCCTATGAAGGACAGGTGGCAGTGGGAGCCGTTGTGTTAAACCGTGTGAGAAGTGCGGCTTATCCGAACAGTATTTCGGAAGTGATTTACCAGAGCGGACAGTTTACGCCGGCAATCACAGGCTGGCTGGACAGTGTATATTCCGGTGGAAGTTATACGCAGAGCGCTTATCAGGCGGCAGAAGATGCGATCAACGGATCCAATCCGATCGGAGACTGTCTGTATTTTGGCTGTGGAAGCTATGGAATCCAGATTGGAGATCACTATTTCCACTAG
- the secG gene encoding preprotein translocase subunit SecG has protein sequence MDILKIVLTIIFAIDCIVLSAIILLQEGKSAGLGTISGMADTYWGQNKGRSMEGALVKATRISAILFLVLAMLLNMGIFN, from the coding sequence ATGGATATTTTAAAAATCGTACTGACAATAATATTTGCAATAGATTGCATCGTACTTTCCGCAATCATCCTGCTTCAGGAAGGAAAGTCGGCAGGACTTGGAACCATCAGCGGTATGGCAGATACTTACTGGGGTCAGAACAAAGGACGTTCTATGGAGGGGGCACTTGTAAAGGCAACCCGGATCTCAGCAATTCTGTTCTTAGTGCTGGCCATGCTCCTGAATATGGGTATTTTTAACTAG
- a CDS encoding ECF transporter S component has protein sequence MTTETRATVTNQNPAGSRIGVRALVQIGMLSAIAVVLMLFEVPLPFAPSFYEIDFSEVPVLVGCFVMGPVAGAAIEFVKILLNFLINGTVTAGVGELGNFLIGCAFCVPAGIIYRKNRSRKGAIIGMVTGTLFMTVIGCFINGFVLLPAYAKAFHMPIDAIVGMGTAVNGHINSLTTLVLFAVVPFNLLKGVLVSLIVFLIYKKISPIFRFHQA, from the coding sequence ATGACAACAGAAACAAGAGCAACCGTCACAAATCAGAATCCGGCAGGAAGCAGAATCGGTGTGAGAGCACTGGTACAGATCGGAATGTTATCCGCGATCGCGGTGGTATTGATGTTATTCGAAGTACCGCTTCCGTTTGCACCGTCTTTCTATGAGATTGATTTCAGTGAGGTCCCGGTGCTGGTAGGATGCTTTGTAATGGGACCGGTGGCAGGAGCTGCCATTGAATTTGTTAAGATCCTGCTAAACTTCCTGATCAACGGAACCGTGACAGCAGGGGTCGGAGAACTTGGAAATTTCCTGATCGGATGTGCATTCTGTGTACCGGCAGGTATCATTTACCGGAAGAACAGAAGCCGCAAAGGTGCCATTATCGGAATGGTAACCGGAACGCTGTTTATGACTGTGATCGGATGCTTTATCAACGGATTTGTGCTGCTTCCGGCTTATGCAAAGGCTTTCCACATGCCGATCGATGCCATTGTCGGAATGGGAACTGCAGTGAATGGACATATTAACAGCCTGACGACTCTGGTATTATTTGCGGTTGTACCGTTCAACCTTTTAAAAGGAGTACTGGTATCGCTGATTGTGTTCCTGATCTACAAGAAGATCAGTCCGATTTTCCGTTTCCATCAGGCATAA
- a CDS encoding glycosyltransferase family 2 protein produces MKYLTFTIPCYNSEAYMERCIQSLLPGGNDVEIIIVNDGSSDGTEDIANYYEKEYPEIVRAVHKKNGGHGSGVNAGLELAEGLYFKVVDSDDWLAEDAYLELLNKIKTFYKQEQEMPDLFINDYIYDHLDEGYTHTMSYGNVFPEQTVCTWNDMHRFKPSQYLIMHALVFKTEVLRESGVRLPEHTFYVDNLFAYQPLPYVKRIYYMNQPLYHYYLGREDQSVNEEVLKKRIDQQIKVTDLVSRSVDLKKVKQEYPKLAVYMMRNISIMLSISSIHLLLIKTKEATAKRKAMWDRIHDYDRSMYYRLRCTTLSGFTYLPGRVGAALTVGGYRAARKIYQFQ; encoded by the coding sequence ATGAAATATCTTACATTTACCATACCATGTTACAATTCAGAAGCTTATATGGAACGCTGTATCCAGTCCTTACTTCCGGGCGGAAATGATGTGGAGATTATCATTGTAAATGACGGCTCCAGTGACGGGACCGAGGATATCGCAAATTATTATGAAAAGGAATATCCGGAGATTGTCCGTGCAGTTCATAAAAAGAATGGTGGACACGGATCCGGTGTCAATGCTGGGCTGGAACTGGCAGAGGGACTCTATTTTAAAGTGGTGGATTCCGACGACTGGCTGGCAGAAGATGCCTATCTGGAATTGTTAAACAAAATTAAAACATTTTATAAACAGGAGCAGGAAATGCCGGATCTGTTTATCAATGATTACATTTACGATCATCTGGACGAAGGCTATACCCATACCATGTCCTATGGAAATGTGTTTCCGGAACAGACGGTCTGTACCTGGAATGATATGCACCGTTTTAAACCGTCCCAGTATCTGATCATGCATGCCCTGGTATTTAAAACGGAAGTGTTACGGGAATCGGGAGTTCGTTTGCCGGAGCATACGTTTTATGTGGATAATCTGTTTGCTTATCAGCCGTTGCCTTACGTGAAGCGGATTTATTACATGAATCAGCCGTTGTATCATTATTATCTGGGGCGTGAAGATCAGTCGGTCAATGAAGAAGTGTTGAAAAAACGGATTGATCAGCAAATTAAGGTGACAGATCTGGTGTCCAGAAGTGTGGATCTGAAAAAAGTGAAGCAGGAATATCCGAAGCTGGCGGTCTACATGATGCGAAATATTTCTATCATGTTGTCCATCTCTTCGATTCATTTATTATTGATCAAGACGAAAGAGGCAACAGCGAAAAGGAAGGCGATGTGGGATCGGATCCATGATTATGACCGGTCGATGTATTACAGATTACGCTGTACAACGTTAAGCGGCTTTACATATCTTCCGGGAAGAGTGGGAGCAGCACTGACGGTAGGCGGATACCGTGCGGCAAGAAAGATCTATCAGTTCCAGTAA
- a CDS encoding lysylphosphatidylglycerol synthase transmembrane domain-containing protein yields the protein MRFRKRVMEAIFFLGMMGLTFWIIFHGQKPGVLFRELRDMKAGALVGSVVLALFFVAAEGSMIYILLHAMEGTSSLWRCIQYSYIGFFYSGITPSATGGQPMQLYYMKKDGNELSKSSIVLMTVALLYKLVLVLVGLGLLIFSFSFLQERLGRYLMLYFLGLFLNILLVVLILGAMFCPGVLYGIYSRVESGLIRLRLLKESESRTAKVRQFFEEYHEAVNWLKEHPAHVLLVIGLTFIQRSSLFVLTYLVYLGFGLSGAPAWEVIVLQASVYIAVDMLPLPGAQGITEWMYRSVFQGIFTGGYLVPSMLVSRGINFYFLLLISMGFAVSQIGQRSGKKVLDTKEKNIV from the coding sequence ATGAGATTCCGTAAGCGTGTGATGGAGGCAATCTTTTTTCTGGGAATGATGGGCCTGACGTTCTGGATCATCTTTCACGGACAAAAGCCGGGAGTACTGTTTCGGGAATTAAGAGATATGAAAGCCGGGGCGCTGGTCGGATCTGTTGTTCTGGCACTGTTTTTTGTGGCAGCAGAAGGAAGTATGATCTATATTCTATTGCATGCTATGGAAGGAACCAGCAGTTTGTGGCGCTGTATTCAGTATTCCTATATCGGATTTTTCTATTCGGGGATTACCCCCTCGGCTACCGGCGGTCAGCCCATGCAACTTTATTATATGAAGAAAGACGGAAATGAGCTGTCTAAAAGTTCGATTGTTTTGATGACGGTTGCCCTGCTTTATAAGCTGGTACTGGTGCTTGTGGGTCTGGGGCTTCTGATCTTCAGTTTTTCCTTTTTGCAGGAGCGGCTGGGCAGATATCTGATGCTGTATTTTCTGGGATTATTTTTAAATATTCTGCTGGTCGTGCTGATTCTGGGAGCCATGTTCTGTCCGGGGGTTCTTTATGGAATTTACAGTCGGGTGGAAAGCGGACTGATCCGGTTACGGCTGCTTAAAGAATCAGAAAGCCGAACCGCAAAAGTCCGGCAGTTTTTTGAGGAATATCACGAGGCTGTGAACTGGCTGAAAGAACATCCGGCTCATGTACTGCTGGTGATCGGGCTGACATTTATTCAGAGAAGCAGTCTCTTTGTGCTGACCTATCTGGTGTATCTGGGATTTGGACTTTCCGGAGCTCCGGCGTGGGAAGTGATCGTGCTCCAGGCATCCGTTTATATTGCGGTGGATATGTTGCCCCTTCCGGGAGCGCAGGGAATCACAGAGTGGATGTACCGGTCGGTGTTTCAGGGGATTTTTACCGGCGGCTATCTGGTGCCCTCTATGTTGGTGAGCCGTGGGATTAATTTCTATTTCCTGTTACTGATCAGTATGGGATTTGCGGTGAGCCAGATTGGACAAAGGAGTGGCAAAAAAGTTCTTGACACAAAAGAAAAAAATATCGTATAA
- a CDS encoding potassium/proton antiporter: MELNILLCGVVILMCILSGRFTDKYGVPSILLFILIGMLFGVEGILKISFSDFALSEKICTTALIFIMFYGGFGTSWKMAKPILPKAVLLSTAGVVLTAGLCTLFSYGVLRLSLETSLLLGAVISSTDAASVFSILRSRNLSLKYGTASILEVESGSNDPFSYMLTMIVLQILAGGSVNVPLLLAEQILIGGLCGAFMGKLTGYLMKKAEFTQEGMEIILMIALVLLTYAVPVLLHGNGFLSVYLMGMITGNQKFKSKIKLVHFFNGADRLAQILIFFLLGLLVTPSRLLPVLFPAVGLFLGLTFLVRPIVVAILMTPLRAPLNQQLLISAAGLRGAASIVFAISVTVSDAYVKDDIFHMIFCIAMISVALQGILLPVFAKKLDMVDENQNVLKTFSDYQEEQQLPLLQITLTAGHRFVGRKISELKLWDLLVVMIKREGKALLPRGNVTLREGDVLVLSGESYQEDTAAYLDERLIEEGHPWIGKSLAELSDTLKALIVMIQRSDGELAVPKGDTRIEAGDLLVFTKPGLKESTQSVQVGKIDE, encoded by the coding sequence ATGGAGTTAAATATCTTATTGTGTGGTGTTGTAATTTTAATGTGTATTCTTTCGGGGAGGTTTACAGATAAGTATGGAGTCCCCTCTATTCTGTTGTTTATTTTGATTGGGATGCTGTTTGGAGTAGAAGGAATTCTGAAAATTTCATTCAGTGATTTTGCACTTTCGGAAAAAATCTGTACGACAGCTTTGATCTTTATTATGTTTTACGGTGGGTTCGGAACCAGTTGGAAAATGGCAAAACCAATTTTACCCAAAGCGGTGCTCCTGTCTACGGCGGGTGTGGTTCTAACGGCCGGACTTTGTACGTTGTTTTCCTATGGTGTGTTGAGATTATCGCTGGAAACCAGTCTGCTTCTGGGTGCGGTGATCAGTTCCACAGATGCAGCGTCTGTCTTTTCCATTCTTCGTTCCAGAAATCTGAGCTTGAAATACGGAACAGCATCCATTCTGGAGGTGGAAAGCGGAAGTAACGATCCATTTTCCTATATGTTGACGATGATTGTGCTGCAAATCCTGGCGGGAGGTTCTGTAAATGTACCCTTGCTTCTGGCAGAACAGATTCTGATCGGGGGTCTGTGTGGAGCTTTCATGGGAAAACTGACCGGATATCTGATGAAAAAGGCAGAATTTACGCAGGAGGGGATGGAGATTATTCTGATGATTGCGTTGGTACTGTTGACTTATGCAGTGCCGGTTCTGTTGCATGGAAATGGATTTTTAAGTGTGTATCTGATGGGAATGATTACCGGAAATCAGAAGTTTAAAAGTAAAATAAAGTTGGTGCATTTCTTTAACGGTGCAGATCGACTGGCACAGATTCTGATTTTCTTTTTGCTGGGACTTCTGGTGACCCCTTCCAGATTGTTGCCGGTGTTGTTCCCGGCTGTTGGATTATTTCTGGGTCTGACATTTCTGGTACGTCCGATCGTCGTGGCAATTCTGATGACTCCGCTTCGAGCACCTTTGAATCAGCAGCTTCTGATCTCGGCAGCAGGGCTTCGGGGAGCAGCATCTATTGTGTTTGCTATTTCGGTGACAGTCAGTGACGCCTATGTAAAAGACGATATTTTCCATATGATTTTCTGTATTGCCATGATTTCGGTAGCCTTGCAGGGAATATTATTGCCGGTGTTTGCAAAAAAACTGGATATGGTGGATGAGAATCAAAATGTTTTGAAAACATTCAGTGATTATCAGGAAGAACAACAGTTACCGCTGCTCCAGATTACACTGACTGCCGGACATCGTTTCGTGGGACGGAAGATTTCGGAATTGAAGTTGTGGGATCTGTTGGTAGTGATGATCAAACGGGAGGGAAAAGCATTACTGCCAAGAGGAAACGTGACCTTACGGGAAGGGGATGTACTGGTATTGAGCGGTGAAAGCTACCAGGAGGATACGGCAGCGTATCTGGATGAACGGCTGATTGAAGAAGGACATCCGTGGATCGGAAAAAGTCTGGCGGAACTTTCAGACACGCTGAAGGCTCTGATTGTTATGATTCAACGCTCGGATGGCGAGCTTGCAGTACCAAAAGGAGACACCAGAATTGAGGCGGGAGATCTTCTGGTATTTACGAAACCAGGATTAAAGGAATCAACACAATCAGTACAAGTAGGAAAGATAGACGAATAG
- a CDS encoding DinI family protein: protein MPDKRADNRSVHRSESLYLAFVDTPGLFASIIRRVLKQRYVHVVLSLDPELDQAYSVGRRVPSIPLIAGFEKEEKELIYRQFPDAYYQVCRISCTKEQKREVQEILENAWEQRFCYHYAILGLFFLLAGKPFYHKGFYTCSSYVARILEETGVLTMGKHFSMVTPKDFYEYEEKEVLYEGPLEGLVETEESLENDEKFGRMSGTYSGMKVGDVRLGKIGMEKNGYTWRNRYEIP from the coding sequence ATGCCAGATAAGAGAGCAGACAACAGATCGGTTCACAGATCTGAGAGTCTGTATCTGGCCTTTGTGGATACGCCGGGGCTGTTTGCATCCATCATCCGCCGGGTGCTGAAACAGCGATATGTCCATGTAGTTTTGAGTCTGGATCCGGAACTGGATCAGGCATACAGTGTAGGAAGGCGGGTTCCGTCCATCCCGTTGATCGCCGGCTTTGAAAAAGAAGAAAAGGAACTGATTTACCGGCAGTTTCCGGACGCTTATTATCAGGTGTGCCGGATTTCCTGTACCAAAGAACAGAAGCGGGAGGTTCAGGAGATCCTGGAAAATGCCTGGGAACAGAGATTTTGCTATCATTACGCGATTCTGGGCCTGTTCTTTCTTCTGGCAGGAAAGCCGTTTTATCACAAGGGGTTCTATACCTGTTCTTCTTATGTGGCGAGAATTTTAGAAGAGACCGGAGTCCTAACAATGGGAAAGCATTTTTCGATGGTGACTCCGAAAGACTTTTATGAATATGAAGAAAAAGAAGTGTTGTATGAGGGTCCACTGGAAGGACTGGTTGAGACGGAAGAATCTTTGGAGAATGATGAAAAATTCGGAAGAATGTCCGGTACATATTCAGGAATGAAAGTCGGAGATGTAAGGCTTGGAAAGATTGGAATGGAAAAGAACGGTTATACATGGAGGAATCGTTATGAGATTCCGTAA
- a CDS encoding MATE family efflux transporter: MNTNQYLATEKISKLMLKFSIPCIMSLLVSSLYNIVDQIFIGRGVGYLGNGATNVVFPITIIALAIALMIGDGCAAHLSLCLGRKDQEEASKSVGNAVVFTVMISLIMTGIFFAGRETILQAFGATENNVEYAREYFIFIAAGIPFYMFTNAMNSVIRADGSPAFAMISTLIGCALNMILDPVAIFVLHWGVAGAAIATISGQIVTAVLAAWYLLHTKSFKLRKSSFGLHLKELKGFLPLGISSFLTQLSIVVIMGVMNNTLVKYGAMSKYGADIPMTVVGIVMKVFQIVIAFVIGIAAGCQPIVGFNYGAGHYHRVKEIYLTMMKAELVVGIIAMVAMEGFPMQIIGIFGSESALYNEFAVLAFRTYMITIVFCCIQKATSVFLQALGRPVLSLSLSLLRDFVISVPAVLLLPRYLGVTGTLWSAPVADILSMIAVLLMMRVAWSDLSENAEELKGREKKIVAN; this comes from the coding sequence ATGAACACGAATCAATATTTAGCAACTGAAAAGATCAGCAAACTGATGCTGAAATTTTCCATTCCATGTATCATGTCCCTTCTTGTATCTTCTCTATATAATATCGTTGATCAGATTTTTATCGGACGTGGAGTAGGATACCTGGGAAATGGAGCAACAAATGTGGTTTTCCCGATCACCATCATTGCACTGGCGATTGCTTTAATGATCGGAGATGGATGTGCGGCTCACTTAAGTCTCTGTCTGGGAAGAAAAGACCAGGAAGAGGCGAGCAAAAGTGTGGGAAATGCAGTGGTTTTTACGGTCATGATCAGTCTGATCATGACGGGAATCTTTTTTGCAGGGAGAGAAACCATCTTACAGGCATTTGGTGCTACGGAAAATAATGTGGAATATGCCAGAGAATATTTTATATTTATAGCAGCAGGCATTCCGTTTTATATGTTTACAAATGCAATGAACTCTGTGATCCGTGCAGATGGCAGTCCGGCATTTGCCATGATTTCAACGCTGATCGGATGCGCACTGAATATGATTCTGGATCCGGTCGCGATTTTTGTATTGCATTGGGGTGTGGCAGGAGCTGCGATCGCAACCATTAGCGGACAGATTGTAACGGCGGTTCTGGCAGCGTGGTATCTGCTCCATACAAAATCTTTCAAATTGAGAAAAAGCAGTTTTGGTCTGCACCTGAAAGAACTGAAAGGATTTCTGCCTCTTGGAATCAGCTCCTTTCTGACCCAGCTTTCCATCGTAGTGATCATGGGTGTGATGAATAATACACTGGTAAAATATGGAGCAATGTCAAAATACGGAGCAGACATTCCGATGACGGTGGTTGGAATTGTGATGAAAGTCTTTCAGATTGTGATTGCATTTGTAATCGGAATTGCGGCAGGCTGCCAGCCAATTGTTGGATTTAATTATGGAGCCGGCCACTATCACAGAGTCAAAGAAATCTATCTGACCATGATGAAAGCGGAGCTGGTCGTAGGAATCATTGCAATGGTTGCAATGGAGGGATTTCCGATGCAGATCATCGGAATTTTCGGAAGCGAAAGTGCGCTTTATAATGAATTCGCGGTACTGGCATTTCGTACCTATATGATTACGATTGTATTCTGTTGCATTCAGAAGGCGACCAGCGTTTTCTTACAGGCACTTGGCAGACCGGTTCTGTCGCTGAGCCTTTCTCTGTTACGTGATTTTGTGATCAGCGTTCCGGCTGTGTTGCTTCTTCCAAGATATCTTGGGGTCACCGGTACCCTCTGGTCGGCACCGGTTGCAGATATTCTGTCTATGATCGCAGTACTTCTGATGATGCGTGTGGCATGGAGTGATCTTTCGGAAAATGCAGAGGAGTTGAAAGGCAGAGAGAAAAAAATCGTTGCAAATTAG